The following are encoded in a window of Cyprinus carpio isolate SPL01 chromosome B18, ASM1834038v1, whole genome shotgun sequence genomic DNA:
- the LOC109110109 gene encoding RING finger protein 141, with product MGQQLSGQAVTRLPEKVIKHVGLVRDSGYLTYDEFLGRVAELNDVTAKLASGQKKHLLFEVQPGSDATALWKVAVRIVCTKINKEDGMMEASRIMNLYQFIQLYKDITSQAAEVFCSEEAAKGSSGPLSSEDTCQASMWMGRVKQLTDEEECCICMDGKADLILPCAHSFCQKCIDKWSGQSRNCPICRIQVTASNESWVMSDAPTEEDIAGYILNLADEAGHPHRP from the exons ATGGGCCAGCAGCTTTCTGGCCAGGCAGTGACCAGACTCCCTGAGAAAGTGATCAAACATGTGGGGCTAGTGCGTGACAGTGGCTACCTCACCTATGATGAGTTCTTGGGTCGTGTGGCAGAGCTCAATGATGT aactgctaaactagCCTCTGGCCAAAAGAAACATCTTTTGTTTGAAGTGCAGCCGGGATCTGATGCAACCGCATTATGGAAGGTTGCTGTGAGAATAGTGTGCACCAAG ATTAACAAGGAGGATGGAATGATGGAGGCCTCCCGTATTATGAATCTGTACCAGTTTATCCAGCTCTACAAAGACATCACAAGTCAGGCAGCTGAAGTATTTTGTTCAGAGGAAGCAGCAAAGGGATCCTCTGGACCGCTGTCGTCCGAAGACACCTGCCAGGCCAGCATGTGGATGGGCAG GGTGAAACAGTTGACTGATGAGGAAGAATGCTGTATCTGCATGGATGGGAAAGCAGACCTTATTCTGCCCTGTGCACACAGCTTCTGTCAGAAGTGCATTGACAAGTG GAGCGGTCAGAGCCGAAACTGCCCCATCTGCCGGATTCAGGTGACTGCCTCTAATGAATCCTGGGTCATGTCAGATGCTCCCACGGAGGAAGATATAGCTGGGTACATTCTCAATCTCGCGGATGAAGCCGGGCACCCACACAGACCTTAA
- the LOC109110112 gene encoding trichohyalin-like isoform X1, with protein MSGRFESIEEIKGVSKPTHPPRRPVRAVRPVSALSASGSFLQINHLQGELVRKRKECEDLKKENKYLSNEIHMERIMMRTESELTMRTLRNLNQELQAHVKELKQKLHLSQQRATLCSRAAEEADRGRAEADKSRALAEARAIDSKQEKDLTVADKTRLSEELHLLKKEHNDVQLLSAQAEKNYFETKLKLDRVSGEKQALHEENRMLEDERNTLRHKLKELTEENVKIMEKEVNSRRRALVAEEQRERANKAQQEAEQERHLAEREREDRTRECLSWREKHQVLAEVIRAQEELKSLRQTKACQVNIKSYFLCMTESDQKVKILKNQDGTPRNFTEGDPVYISTPDLNSEESERSSGSRTMFRVAAPRVGRDTGPAHFSELSPMTDTHESGFSRRNRKVEYFWIPTDEE; from the exons ATGAGCGGCCGATTTGAAAGCATTGAGGAAATTAAAGGAGTTTCTAAACCCACGCACCCTCCTCGAAGACCTGTACGTGCAGTCCGACCTGTGAGTGCTCTGAGTGCCAGCGGCTCCTTCCTGCAGATCAACCACCTGCAGGGAGAACTAGTGAGGAAGAGGAAG GAATGTGAAGACCTAAAGAAGGAGAACAAGTATCTTTCTAATGAAATTCACATGGAAAGGATCATGATGAGGACTGAGAGTGAGCTCACCATGAGAACCCTGCGCAATCTCAACCAGGAACTCCAGGCCCACGTTAAAGAG TtgaaacagaagctgcatctcaGCCAGCAGAGAGCGACACTGTGCTCCAGGGCAGCTGAAGAAGCGGATAGAGGACGAGCAGAGGCGGACAAGAGCAGGGCACTAGCGGAGGCTCGGGCAATAGACAGCAAGCAAGAAAAAGATCTCACAGTAGCTGACAAAACACGGCTCAGTGAAGAACTACATCTGCTGAAAAAAGAG CACAATGATGTCCAGCTACTTTCAGCACAAGCTGAAAAGAATTATTTTGAGACCAAGCTAAAACTAGACAGGGTGTCAGGAGAAAAGCAGGCTCTCCATGAGGAGAACAGAATGCTGGAGGATGAGAGGAACACGTTACGACACAAACTGAAGGAGCTGACTGAGGAGAATGTGAAGATAATGGAAAA GGAGGTGAACTCCAGACGCAGAGCTCTGGTTGCTGAAGAGCAGAGAGAAAGGGCAAATAAAGCCCAGCAGGAAGCGGAGCAGGAAAGACATTTAGCTGAGCGGGAGAGGGAAGATCGCACCAGGGAGTGTCTCAGCTGGAGAGAGAAACACCAGGTTCTGGCAGAAGTCATCAGAGCTCAGGAAGAACTTAAGTCTCTGAGACAGACCAAAGCA TGTCAAGTTAATATTAAGAGCTACTTCCTGTGTATGACTGAAAGTGACCAGAAGGTTAAGATCCTGAAAAATCAAGATGGCACACCAAGGAATTTCACG GAAGGAGACCCTGTGTATATCTCCACGCCTGACCTCAACAGTGAGGAATCAGAGAGGAGTTCAGGGAG CAGGACAATGTTTAGGGTGGCTGCACCTCGAGTTGGACGGGACACCGGCCCAGCCCACTTCAGCGAGCTGTCACCAATGACAGACACCCATGAATCGGGATTTTCAAGGAGAAACAGGAAAGTGGAATATTTCTGGATCCCCACTGAtgaggaataa
- the LOC109110104 gene encoding lymphatic vessel endothelial hyaluronic acid receptor 1: MARVWLQLCLPLFLFTSTFCVDVSLIQVPTNDGISGVLLVQTKNNVYSLNATTAREACEAIKMRIAKKAEVETANNNGFQTCRFGWVEEQIAVIPRIERSEKCGKNNLGISVWRTDISKMFDVYCFKPAGPDGSFETTSNRPQSSTGGRTPTNNHYSTKTTHPSSIKSTSTPAYTSRSLPPYTSTPSISFAFNTSSTTFTTLSLSKISDSSQATTSPLSLSSPRTSRKFSTSSPSSSSHSFTHFSPLSLSSPRTSRKFSTSSPSSSSHSFTHFLLQHSSTPTGQPALSQTSTYIRASPKTFVIISIVLLFLLAAAGAAWYLKIKRGQRFPSWDRMRPNEITETEMWKQISERHCTPKQTSKDKNKGICNIIFQMEQDPDSP; the protein is encoded by the exons ATGGCTAGAGTCTGGTTACAATTATGTCTACCGCTTTTCTTATTTACAAGCACATTCTGTGTAGATGTGAGTCTAATCCAAG TCCCTACAAATGATGGAATTTCTGGAGTATTGTTAGTCCAAACCAAGAACAATGTGTACAGTTTAAATGCCACCACAGCCAGAGAAGCATGTGAGGCTATTAAAATGAGAATTGCTAAAAAGGCTGAAGTGGAAACAGCAAACAATAATGGCTTTCAGACATGCAG GTTTGGTTGGGTTGAGGAGCAAATTGCTGTTATTCCTCGAATCGAGAGAAGCGAAAAATGTGGTAAAAACAATTTAGGCATTTCTGTTTGGAGAACTGACATCAGCAAAATGTTTGATGTTTACTGTTTTAAGCCAGCAG GTCCTGATGGATCATTTGAAACAACATCGAACAGGCCTCAATCTTCAACAGGAGGAAGAACACCAACAAACAACCATTATTCCACTAAAACAACCCATCCATCATCCATTAAGTCAACCTCTACTCCTGCCTACACATCAAGATCCCTTCCTCCCTATACATCCACCCCATCCATTTCCTTTGCTTTCAACACTTCCTCCACAACATTTACAACACTTAGTCTTTCTAAAATCAGTGACAGTTCCCAGGCAACAACAAGCCCTCTGTCTCTTTCATCTCCCAGAACTTCACGCAAATTCTCAACCTCATCCCCCTCGTCTTcctctcattcattcactcattttaGCCCTCTGTCTCTTTCATCTCCCAGAACTTCACGCAAATTCTCAACCTCATCCCCCTCGTCTTcctctcattcattcactcattttcTTCTTCAGCATAGTTCAACTCCAACAGGTCAGCCTGCATTGTCCCAGACCAGTACATACATTAGAG CATCTCCCAAAACATTTGTCATCATTTCCATCGTGCTACTGTTCTTGCTGGCAGCGGCAGGTGCAGCTTGGTATCTCAAAAT TAAAAGAGGACAACGGTTTCCATCCTGGGACAGAATGAGGCCAAACGAGATTACTGAAACCGAGATGTGGAAACAAATAAGTGAGAGGCATTGTACGCCAAAACAGACcagcaaagacaaaaacaaagggATATGCAACATCATCTTTCAAATGGAACAAGACCCGGACTCACCctaa
- the LOC109110112 gene encoding trichohyalin-like isoform X2, translating into MSGRFESIEEIKGVSKPTHPPRRPVRAVRPVSALSASGSFLQINHLQGELVRKRKECEDLKKENKYLSNEIHMERIMMRTESELTMRTLRNLNQELQAHVKELKQKLHLSQQRATLCSRAAEEADRGRAEADKSRALAEARAIDSKQEKDLTVADKTRLSEELHLLKKEHNDVQLLSAQAEKNYFETKLKLDRVSGEKQALHEENRMLEDERNTLRHKLKELTEENVKIMEKEVNSRRRALVAEEQRERANKAQQEAEQERHLAEREREDRTRECLSWREKHQVLAEVIRAQEELKSLRQTKACQVNIKSYFLCMTESDQKVKILKNQDGTPRNFTEGDPVYISTPDLNSEESERSSGRTMFRVAAPRVGRDTGPAHFSELSPMTDTHESGFSRRNRKVEYFWIPTDEE; encoded by the exons ATGAGCGGCCGATTTGAAAGCATTGAGGAAATTAAAGGAGTTTCTAAACCCACGCACCCTCCTCGAAGACCTGTACGTGCAGTCCGACCTGTGAGTGCTCTGAGTGCCAGCGGCTCCTTCCTGCAGATCAACCACCTGCAGGGAGAACTAGTGAGGAAGAGGAAG GAATGTGAAGACCTAAAGAAGGAGAACAAGTATCTTTCTAATGAAATTCACATGGAAAGGATCATGATGAGGACTGAGAGTGAGCTCACCATGAGAACCCTGCGCAATCTCAACCAGGAACTCCAGGCCCACGTTAAAGAG TtgaaacagaagctgcatctcaGCCAGCAGAGAGCGACACTGTGCTCCAGGGCAGCTGAAGAAGCGGATAGAGGACGAGCAGAGGCGGACAAGAGCAGGGCACTAGCGGAGGCTCGGGCAATAGACAGCAAGCAAGAAAAAGATCTCACAGTAGCTGACAAAACACGGCTCAGTGAAGAACTACATCTGCTGAAAAAAGAG CACAATGATGTCCAGCTACTTTCAGCACAAGCTGAAAAGAATTATTTTGAGACCAAGCTAAAACTAGACAGGGTGTCAGGAGAAAAGCAGGCTCTCCATGAGGAGAACAGAATGCTGGAGGATGAGAGGAACACGTTACGACACAAACTGAAGGAGCTGACTGAGGAGAATGTGAAGATAATGGAAAA GGAGGTGAACTCCAGACGCAGAGCTCTGGTTGCTGAAGAGCAGAGAGAAAGGGCAAATAAAGCCCAGCAGGAAGCGGAGCAGGAAAGACATTTAGCTGAGCGGGAGAGGGAAGATCGCACCAGGGAGTGTCTCAGCTGGAGAGAGAAACACCAGGTTCTGGCAGAAGTCATCAGAGCTCAGGAAGAACTTAAGTCTCTGAGACAGACCAAAGCA TGTCAAGTTAATATTAAGAGCTACTTCCTGTGTATGACTGAAAGTGACCAGAAGGTTAAGATCCTGAAAAATCAAGATGGCACACCAAGGAATTTCACG GAAGGAGACCCTGTGTATATCTCCACGCCTGACCTCAACAGTGAGGAATCAGAGAGGAGTTCAGGGAG GACAATGTTTAGGGTGGCTGCACCTCGAGTTGGACGGGACACCGGCCCAGCCCACTTCAGCGAGCTGTCACCAATGACAGACACCCATGAATCGGGATTTTCAAGGAGAAACAGGAAAGTGGAATATTTCTGGATCCCCACTGAtgaggaataa
- the LOC109110573 gene encoding eukaryotic translation initiation factor 4 gamma 2-like — MTEGASSGGGGGRGASQHYPKTVCNSEYLGKTPGPSVQRWVPSRSTRRDVNSSNDKEHHDALFRKVRGILNKLTPEKFDKLCLELLNVGVDSKLVLKGIILLIVDKALEEPKYSSLYAQLCLRLAEDAPNFDGPTPEIQSSQKQSTTFRRLLITKLQDEFENRTKNVDIFDKQDNPLTSEEEEQRAIAKFKMLGNIKFIGELGKLDLIHESILHKCIKTLLEKKKRVQLKDMGEDLECLCQIMRTVGPRLDHEKAKSLMDQYFGRMRSLMNNKDLPARIRFLLQDTVELRENNWVPRKAFIDNGPKTINQIRQDAVKDLGVFIPPMNQGMRMDFFLEGPFMPNRMKLDRETLGGLADMFGQMPGSGIGTGPGVIQDRFSPTLGRHRTNPLFNGHSGHMASQPQSQFDLGMKPFIKSNQGQNQHFHNQNQNHSNQQQAQSKDMPPRFKKGQLNADEISLRPAQSFLMNKNQVPKLQPQIPTMIPPSAQPPRTQTPPLGQPPQLGLKTNPPLIQEKPQKTTKKPAPSKEELLKMTENIVTEYLNSKNMEEAVSGVKEMKAPKHFLPEMLSKIILCSLERTDEDREQASTLIHTLRTEGFITGENFMQALLNVLDQCPKIEVDIPLVKSYLAQFAARAVIAELVSVAELAHPLENGNHFPLFLLCLQQASKLKDREWLTDLFQQSKVNMQKMLPEIDQNKDRMLEILEGKGLNFLFPLLKLEKELLKQIKADPSPQAIYKWIKDNISPKLHTDKGFINILVTSFLQYIFAELGVNEGDEQLASPSKEQLDQEKQLLLSFKPVLQKFLHDHTDLQVSALYALQVHCNANAFPKGMLLRYFVNLYDMEIIEEECFLAWKEDISQEFPGKGKALFQVNQWLTWLETAEEEESEEEAD, encoded by the exons ATGACCGAGGG tgCTTCTTCGGGCGGAGGAGGAGGTAGGGGTGCATCTCAGCACTATCCCAAGACTGTCTGTAACAG CGAGTACCTGGGGAAAACCCCAGGGCCTAGCGTTCAGAGATGGGTTCCTTCACGAAGCACTAGACGAGATGTCAACTCCTCCAATGACAAAGAACATCACGATGCATTATTTAGGAAAGTGAGAGG CATACTTAATAAACTGACCCCTGAAAAGTTTGACAAGCTATGCCTTGAGCTTCTCAATGTGGGCGTAGACTCTAAACTTGTCCTCAAAGGAATCATCTTGCTG ATCGTAGACAAAGCCCTAGAAGAGCCCAAATACAGCTCACTCTATGCTCAGCTATGTTTGCGTTTGGCAGAGGATGCACCAAACTTTGATGGCCCAACACCTGAAATCCAGTCATCACAAAAGCAGAGCACA ACTTTCAGAAGACTTCTAATTACCAAGCTTCAAGATGAATTTGAAAACCGCACCAAAAATGTTGACA TCTTCGACAAACAAGACAACCCTCTCACctctgaggaggaggagcagcGTGCCATTGCCAAATTCAAGATGCTTGGCAATATCAAATTCATTGGAGAACTCGGCAAACTTGACCTCATCCATGAATCTATCCTTCATAAGTGCATCAAAACA CTTTTGGAGAAAAAGAAGAGGGTCCAGCTCAAGGACATGGGAGAGGATCTGGAGTGTCTCTGTCAGATAATGAGGACTGTGGGGCCCAGACTCGACCATGAAAAAGCCAAG TCTTTAATGGATCAGTACTTTGGCCGTATGCGATCCTTAATGAACAACAAGGATTTGCCTGCAAGGATTCGTTTCCTACTGCAGGACACCGTGGAGCTGAGAGAGAACAATTGGGTTCCTCGCAAAGCTTTCATTGACAACGGACCAAAGACGATTAACCAGATTCGTCAAGATGCAGTGAAA GATTTGGGTGTTTTCATTCCACCCATGAACCAGGGAATGAGAATGGACTTCTTCCTAGAAGGCCCTTTCATGCCGAACAGGATGAAACTGGACAGAGAAACTCTTGGGGGATTGGCTGACATGTTTGGTCAGATGCCAG GTAGTGGCATAGGGACTGGTCCAGGTGTGATCCAGGACAGATTTTCCCCCACCCTAGGACGTCATCGTACAAATCCTCTTTTCAATGGCCACAGTGGACACATGGCTTCCCAACCACAGTCACAGTTTGACTTGGGTATGAAGCCTTTCATCAAGTCTAACCAG GGACAGAATCAGCATTTTCACAACCAAAACCAGAACCATTCTAACCAGCAGCAAGCTCAATCTAAGGACATGCCTCCGCGCTTTAAGAAGGGGCAGCTCAATGCAGACGAG ATCAGCCTTAGACCTGCTCAGTCGTTCCTCATGAATAAAAACCAAGTGCCAAAATTGCAGCCCCAGATTCCCACCATGATTCCTCCCAGTGCTCAGCCTCCACGAACACAGACTCCACCACTTGGACAG CCTCCACAACTTGGTCTGAAAACCAACCCACCTCTGATCCAGGAGAAACCTCAGAAGACAACTAAGAAACCAGCACCTTCTAAGGAGGAACTGCTGAAAATGACT GAGAACATTGTGACTGAATATCTGAACAGTAAGAACATGGAGGAAGCTGTCAGTGGTGTGAAAGAGATGAAAGCTCCCAAACACTTTCTGCCAGAGATGCTGAGTAAGATCATCTTGTGTTCTCTGGAGAGGACTGACGAAGACCGGGAACAGGCTAGCACTCTTATCCATACACTGCGTACTGAGGGCTTCATCACTGGGGAAAACTTCATGCAG GCTCTGCTGAATGTCTTAGATCAGTGCCCTAAGATTGAGGTGGACATTCCTCTGGTGAAGTCATACCTAGCACAGTTTGCAGCACGGGCCGTCATTGCTGAGTTAGTCAGTGTGGCAGAACTGGCTCATCCACTGGAGAACGGCAACCACTTTCCTCTTTTCTTGCTATGCCTGCAGCAAGCTTCCAAGCTCAAGGACCGTGAGTGGCTCACAGATCTCTTCCAGCAGAGCAAGGTCAACATGCAGAAGATGCTTCCTG AAATTGACCAGAATAAGGACCGCATGCTGGAGATTCTTGAGGGGAAAGGTTTAAATTTCCTTTTCCCCTTGTTGAAACTGGAGAAGGAACTGCTGAAGCAGATCAAGGCAGACCCATCCCCTCAGGCCATCTACAAGTGGATCAAAGACAACATTTCTCCCAAACTCCACACCGACAAGGGCTTCATCAACATACTTGTGACCAG CTTCTTGCAGTATATCTTTGCTGAGCTTGGCGTGAACGAAGGTGATGAGCAACTGGCCTCCCCTTCTAAAGAGCAGCTGGACCAGGAGAAGCAACTGCTACTCTCCTTCAAGCCAGTCTTGCAGAAGTTCCTCCATGATCACACTGATCTGCAGGTCAGTGCCCTGTACGCCCTGCAGGTGCACTGCAATGCCAACGCTTTCCCAAAAG gtATGTTGCTTCGCTACTTTGTCAACTTGTATGACATGGAGATCATTGAGGAGGAATGTTTCCTTGCATGGAAAGAAGATATTTCCCAAGAATTTCCTGGAAAAGGAAAAGCTTTATTTCAG gtGAACCAGTGGCTGACTTGGcttgagacggctgaggaagagGAGTCCGAGGAGGAAGCTGACTGA